From the genome of Penaeus monodon isolate SGIC_2016 chromosome 11, NSTDA_Pmon_1, whole genome shotgun sequence:
TTGAAGTGAATCATGAGTTTAAACACGATTTGGCTGAAGAAGAAAACCTTTTTTATCGTGTGTGAGTTAAATGTAGAATTCTTTCTCTCCCCAGGAAAGGTTAGAGCACGATGGACGTGTGGGAGCGCCTGGTGCCAAGTCTGTCCGGCGTTGTCTGGGGTTGTCCGGGGTTGGAGGTGGTTGCTAACCAGGAATGGGGTCGCTGGGATGCATTAGACAATATTGTGACTAATTCGGATTGTGATTACAGCAGAGTTTGATAAAAATTGTCATTAGACATTGCATTACATTACTATAAGTGTAACCAcagccttttttgtttgtttttgtgattgCTAAAAGGGTTAAGTATTTTTGCCATTCAAACAGGATGATTCTATGGTTTTCAGAAGTGACACCCAAAAAGGAGAATGATGTCTTCTGTGACAAGAAGTATTCCAGGATTATGGAAACGAGTCAAAATAGGCAGGACAGCTGCTAGAACTTGCTTGTGGGAGCAGGTATATTAAAAATCAATTCAAGTTTGTAGgtgcagtaaaataataaaatgatggaaaaagtATGAACAGAGGATGTAGTTTAGACAGAGTTCATatgatttgtttgtattttcagaagaatgtgaggtGTTGTCACTCAACACATGTGAAGCAACTTCCTAGGTCATGCACAAAAGTTTTCAGAAGTAATATGCTTCTTCAGCCTCTGAGTTGGTCCTCTCCATCACACAGAAAATTATGGGGCTGGCTCAATACAATTTTTAACAGGTAGtcttacatgtaaatatatatactcgtagGTGGTAGCAGTGTTTGATGATACTGATTTAGAGATACAAAGAAattgctataatttttttattgtctccTGAAACATTAGCCAGCCTTTTTAAGAATACTAACAAGTATAATTTTGGATAATTATACATTAATTGGAAGCGTGCTTTATATGTACAGTATTACTTTTTATGATAATAGACCTATTGACTGTATGAGCTTTATATCTCTTGATAAGTGTTTTTGAAAACTCAGTATATAGCCATGATGATGACAGCAAAAATTGATTATTGAAAAGCTCAGCCTGGTAATATATGAAGTTAGAATCTTTCACAActtcaaaaactttttaaaaattatgcctACAcccttatcctttctttttctttctctggtgAAGGAGAAaatacctttctttcttttcacagaGTTGACAAAAGCCGCATCAAGGAAGTGGGTCCTGATAGAGCCTGTGCTGAGTGGCTTTTGAGATGTGGAGCCTTGGTCAAATGGCGGAACATGGAGTCCTGGACTAAAGATTACAACAGCCTGCCTATTTCAGGTGGAAGACTGCTCAAAGTTGAGGAGATAGATGCCACAGATTCAGCAATCATGCACATTGGATTTCCTCATTTTAGTAAGTGTGATGGTGGGTtaatgtttttagttttatttgtttaactattttttattaggCTAATGACAAGTCATACAGTAGCATAGAAATGGGATGAATAATTATTTCCTGTATTAGATTCATTTCCCGTGTTCATCATGATATGTATAAGTAATTCTTGCAAACCTGCTATCTACATTAAATTTTACCATTACATAAATTGTACAAAACAAAGTGAAACATTATTAGAGATGAAAATGTTGccttttttctgttaaaaaaaaatgtcactattattatatacatacacagtacaaTGTGACAAATATGGAAgaagtatgaataagaatgattaaTTACACAgtgcattattgtttattttgaatTTGATAATTCttcttgattataatgatataagtcAAAAGAAGATTCATTATGACAATCTTGTTAGCATTCATACCTCTCTTGCAATAGTTATACACCCTGTTTTTCTAACACCTCAGAAGGTTGCAAACATATTCGGCGCATCGTGTTTCACAAAGCCTCATACCTTGATGATGCAGGTCTAGAGCAGTTACCCTTATTGAAAGATTCTCTTGAAGAACTACAGATCTCCTCCTGTGGCAATGTAACAGAAGATGGTCTACGACACCTCAAGCAGTTAAAGTAAGctgctgtgtgttttgtttttgtactttGGAAAAGAATGAGGTTTTGTAATTgtagttgtatatttatatttaatttatatgcatgtagcagaaaaccctattaattacacaaagaaaaagaagaaaaaaagaaagaagaaaaatttgtgTATTTTGATTCTTCCTCTTTAGGAATCTATAATGGCCTGTAGTCAGTAATATTTACATAAGTTTTTTAGTTGTTATATTTACTTCAAAGGTTGTAAAAAGGGTAATggttaagtaaacaaataaaagtaaagatataAGTAAAGATTAATAGTTATGGAGTGAAATATTGTGATACTGATTGATTCTCCTACTTTTGTCTGTATTactgtgtatgtctgtttttagCATTAATTCCCATTTTATTTTCTCACGCCTCATTATATTTTCTTCAGATTTCATACAGAACTTGACTACCTATTATATATGATACCTTTGATGATCAGAGACAAAGATGCCATGTGACGAGTTGAAGAAGCTCTCCCCATATGTGCTTTGTCTTCACCTATATCTTCATACAAGATGACCAAATTAAGACAAAGCgtataaataatgttaaatgatacTTTAGTCTGTGATATAGAATTCTgtaatatacagtatgtatatgtcatacatcatcacatacatacatatatacatacatatatacatacatatacttcatatataatacataatacatacaatacatttacatacatacatacatcatacatacatacataatacatacatcatattacaTACTATCGATActactacattatataatatatatatatatatgtatacatatataatatatatatatattatattatatatattatatatatatatatatataatatatatatatatattattatgtatatatatacatacatatgcattatacatatacatacatatatatataatatataagatatatatataatatatatatatatatattaat
Proteins encoded in this window:
- the LOC119579096 gene encoding ATP synthase subunit s, mitochondrial-like, whose amino-acid sequence is MMSSVTRSIPGLWKRVKIGRTAARTCLWEQKNVRCCHSTHVKQLPRSCTKVFRSNMLLQPLSWSSPSHRKLWGWLNTIFNRVDKSRIKEVGPDRACAEWLLRCGALVKWRNMESWTKDYNSLPISGGRLLKVEEIDATDSAIMHIGFPHFKGCKHIRRIVFHKASYLDDAGLEQLPLLKDSLEELQISSCGNVTEDGLRHLKQLNSTGESFPKSPDRGEMLMQLSTNAVAGVNFLNNKRCS